AAAGCCTACGATCATCGGGTGTTGGATGCCTCTGTCCGGCAGATCGTGGATGCTGCTGAACAGACTGGCGCCCAGGTCGTTGGTCCAGTCCCCCTGCCGACCCGGATCGAGAAGTTCACGGTCATGCGGTCCACGTTCATCGACAAGGACAGCCGGGAGCAGTTCGAGATCCGCACCCACAAGCGCCTGATCGACGTCCTCGATCCGGGCAGCAAGACGATTGAAAACCTGACCCGGCTGAATCTGCCGGCAGGCGTCGATATCGAAATTAAACTGTAGCGCTTCCACCTCCGGATGCGCGCCGGGCATTCCCGCGGCGTCCACGGAGGTGAGGGCCCTGCAGCGCACAACAATCAGGCGGCCGTCGGGCTCCAGGTCCGGCAGGCCCCATGGGATGATGTGGTTTACGCCATTTTCTCTGTAACCGTCAGTCCCAGGAGGATATGATGCGAGGAATTCTTGGCAAAAAAGTAGGGATGACCCAGCTCTTCGATGAGAGCGGTGTGGCCATCCCGGTAACCGTTATCGAGGCCGGCCCCTGCTATGTGACCCAGGTCAAGACGGCGGAGACCGATGGGTATAACGCCGTCCAGATCGGCTTCGAAGAAGTGGCAGAGCGCAAGCTCACCAAGGGCCAAAAGGGCCATCTCCAAAAGGCCGGCACTCCGCTTCTGCGCCGGCTGCGGGAGTTGCGCTATGCCGAGCCCCCGACCCTCTCCTTGGGGGATGTGATTAAGGCCGACGTTTTTGAAGAAGGCGAACGGGTAGACGTGATCGGCGTCTCCAAGGGCCGTGGTTTCGCCGGCGCGGTCAAGCGACACGGCTTTGCTGGCGGTCCCAAGACCCATGGCCAGTCGGACCGTCATCGCGCCACCGGTTCCCGCGGCGCGGGCACGACCCCCGGCCATACCTTCCCGGGCACCAAGGCGCCAGGTCACATGGGCAACGCACGGGTCACCGTTCAGAATTTGCAGGTGGCCCTGGTGGACCCAGAGCGCAATCTGATCGCCGTCAAAGGTGCTGTTCCCGGCCCGCGTGGCGGCCTCGTGCTGGTGCGTGAAGCTGTGAAGAAGGCAAACAAGAAGAAGAGGAGATAGTGACCATGTTGCTGCCTGTGAAAGATATGGCCGGGAACCAGATCGGGGAATTGGAGGTCAGCGACCTGGTTTTTGGGGCGCCCATCAACCGGCCCCTCATGCACCAGGCGTTGGTCCGTCAGCTCTCCAACGCACGACTGGGCACCCATAAGACCAAGACCCGAGGCGAGGTTTCTGGCGGTGGCCGGAAGCCCTGGCGCCAGAAGGGGACCGGTCGGGCCCGACAGGGTTCCATCCGTGCGCCCCATTGGGTCGGCGGCGGGACGGTCTTCGGCCCCCGACCGCGCAAATACATCAAGGACATGCCCAAGAAGATGCACCGGGCTGCCCTGCGCAGTGCCCTTTCGGTGAAGGCCAGCGCCGGCCAGATTGTGGTGCTGGACCAGCTGACCATGGAGCAGCCCAAGACCAAGGCCATGGTGGCCCTGTTGGAGGCCCTGGGGCTGAATGGGCAGCGGGTGCTACTGGTATTGCCCGAAAAGGACGAAGTGGTGCAGCTGAGCGCCCGCAACCTCCCCGAGGTGAAATCCCTGCTGAGCGGGTACCTGAACATCCGGGACCTGCTGGGCTATGATGTCCTGCTCATGACCCGGGAGGCTGTGGCCCACGTGGAAGAGTGGCTGGGTGCTGATGTGGCCGGACAGAGCACAGCCGCGGTAGCCGAGGCGGAGGAATAACCATGCACGTTTACGAAGTGATTCGGCGGCCCATCATTACGGAAAAGAGCATGATTGCAGCCGAAGACGAAAACAAATACGTCTTCGAAGTCGACATGCGGGCCAACAAACTTCAGGTGAAGGACGCCGTAGAGGTTGCCTTCGGGGTGACAGTGGAGGATGTGCGCATCGCCGTCATGCCGGCCAAGACCCGGCGGCGGGGGCGACGCGTCATGATTCGGAAGCCCAAGTGGAAAAAGGCCATTGTCACGCTGGCACCGGGCGAGTCCATCCAGCTGTTTGAAGGGGTTTAAGGAGTAGACGTCCATGGCTATCAAAATTTACCGACCCACATCGCCCGGGCGCCGGGGCATGAGCGTCTCGGCCTTTGATGACATCACCCGCAAAGAGCCGGAGCGATCCCTGCTGGCCCCCCTGCGCAAGAAGGGTGGGCGCAACAGCCGCGGGGTCGTGACCGTCCGCCACCGGGGTGGCGGCCATAAGCGGCGCTATCGCATCATCGACTTCCGGCGGGACAACTTCGGCATCCCCGGGCGGGTGGAATCCATTGAGTACGATCCCAACCGCAGCGCCCGCATCGCCCTGGTGGTCTTCCAGAATGGCGAGCGGCGTTACATCCTGGCGCCGGTGGGGTTGAACGTGGGCGACACGGTCATGTCCGGGCCTGATGCCGACATCCGGCCGGGGAATGCCCTGCCCATTCGTCTCATCCCGTTGGGTACCACCATCCACAACATCGAGCTCTATCCGGGCCGGGGTGGTCAGCTGGTGCGCAGTGCAGGCAACGCGGCCCAACTGGTGGCCAAAGAAGGGGCCATGGCCCAGGTTCGCCTGCCCAGCGGGGAGGTGCGCTACATCGACATGAACTGCCTGGCCACCATCGGCCAGGTTTCCAACCCGGATCACGCCAACATCACCCTCGGCAAGGCCGGGCGGAAGCGCTGGCTGGGCCGGCGGCCGGCCGTGCGCGGCGTGGCTATGGATCCGGCTTCCCATCCCCATGGCGGTGGCGAAGGCCGCTCGCCCATCGGGATGCCTGGGCCGAAGACACCCTGGGGCAAGCCTGCCCTGGGCAAGAAAACCCGGCGCAACAAGCGCACCAGTAAGTACATTGTGCGTCGTCGCGGTGGTGGAAAGAAGTAGGGGAAAGCCATATGTCTCGTTCACTGAAAAAGGGGCCATACGTTGCCCCCAAGCTGCTCAAGAAAATCGAAGAGATGAATCGGAAGGGAGAGCGCAAGGTGATCAAAACCTGGTCCCGCGCCTCCACCATCTTCCCACAATTTGTCGGCCACACCATCGCCGTTCATGACGGACGCCGCCATGTTCCTGTCTACATCACCGAAAACATGGTCGGCCACAAGCTGGGCGAATTTGCGCCGACGCGGTTCTTCCGGGGCCACATCAAATCTGAAAAGAGCACCCGGGCTCGCCGGTAGGACCGATCCTGTCAGAAAGCGTAAAGGCGGACAGCGTGGAGAGCCGAACTATGCAAGTGCAAGCAGTGACCAAATATACGGGGATCAGCGCACAGAAGGCCAGGCTGGTCGTTGACGAAGTGCGGGGGAAACGCGCCCAAGACGCGTTGGTACAGCTTCAGTTCATGCCCCAGGCAGCGGCGAAAGTGGTGGCCAAAACCATCAAGAGCGCCCTGGCCAACGCCACGGAAAACTACGGCCTGGAGGCGGAGGACATGTACATCGCCAAGATCGTGGCCGATGAAGCTCCCCGCCGCCGTTGGCGGCGCTTTGGCGCCCGGGGGCGCTTCAAGCCCTGGATTCGCCGATCCTCCCACATTACCGTCGTGTTGGAAGAACGTGTCGCGGGCGAAAGCTAAGGAGGGGAGCATTGGGTCGCAAGGTACATCCCAGGGGATTCCGTCTGGGAATCATTAAAGAGCACCGCAGCCGCTGGTTTGCCACCGGCAGGACCTATACCGAACAGCTGGACGAGGATCGAATGATCCGGGAGGTGGTTCACGCGGACCTGCCCAGGGCCGGCATCAGCAGCATCGAAATCGAGCGCCAGCCGAACCAGGTCCATGTGATCATCGACACGGCCCGGCCGGGCGTCATCATCGGCCGCAAGGGCGCCAGCGTTAACCAGCTGCGGTCCAAGTTGCAAGATCTGACCCACAAGAAGGTCAAGATCGATGTGCGGGAGATCGCCAAGCCGGAACTGGACGCCCGCCTGGTGGCCGAAAGCATCGCCGAGCAGTTGGAGCGGCGCATCAGCTGGAAGCGGGCCATGAAACAGGCCGTTCAGAAGACCATGCGTGCCGGTGGCAAGGGCATCATGATCACCGTCGCCGGCCGCCTGGGCGGCAGCGAAATGGGCCGGGTAGATACCGTGCGGGAAGGCCAGGTGCCCCGGCACACCCTGCGGGCCGACATCGACTACGGCACGGCCGAAGCCAACACCACTTTCGGGGTGATCGGCGTCAAAGTCTGGATCTACCACGGCGAAGTGTTGCCGGGTGAGGAATATCACGCACGCTACAGCGCCGAAGCGGCCTCCTGACGGCCGGCGCCAGCGGATGGAGGATTGAACCATGTTGATGCCAAAACGGGTCAAGTATCGAAAGCAGCAGCGCGGGCGCCTCAAGGGGAAGGCCTACCGGGGCAACCAGATCGCCTTCGGGACCTACGGCCTGCAGGCGGTGGAGCCCCACTACGTGACCAGCCGCCAGATCGAAGCGGCACGTCGGGCCATCGTGCGCTACATCCGCCGGGGCGGCAAGCTCTGGATCCGCATCTTCCCGGATAAGCCCTTCACCAAGCGGGCCGCCGAGACCCGCATGGGCTCCGGTAAGGGGAATGTGGAATACTGGATGGCGGCGGTGAAGCCCGGGCGCATCCTGTTCGAAATGGCAGGGGTGCGGGAGGAACAGGCCCGGGAGGCGTTGCGTCTGGCCTCCCACAAGCTGCCCATGCGGACACAGTTTGTGGCCCGCGAGGACCATACCGGCAGTTGAACCTGGTTCGGGCCCGGCCATCGCCAGGCGGTGGATCGGCGCAACGACAGGGTTCACGTGAGGAGGGTAACCGATGAAAGCAAGCGAATTGCGAGCCATGACCGACGCGGAATTGGCCAACCAGTTGGACGACCTGTACCAGGAGTTGTTCAACCTGCGTTTTCAGAAGAGCACCGGCAAACTCACCAACACAGCCCGCCTGGGGCAGGTGCGGCGGGACATCGCCCGCATCAAGACCATCCTGCGGGAACGTGAGTTGGCAGGGATGAGCGAGTGAGGAGATTGAGCCATGCGGGAACGACGAAGGACGCTGGTTGGGGTGGTCACCAGCGATAAGATGGACAAAACCGTGGTCGTCACGGTCCAACGGATCACTCGCCACCCCTTGTACGGCAAGGTGATCAAAGTCAACAAAAAATATAAGGCTCACGACGAGAACAACGAAGCCCGAGAGGGCGATCTGGTGCGCATTTGCGAATGCCGGCCGATCAGTAAGGAAAAAAAGTTCTTCGTCCAGGAGATCCTGGAGCGGGCCGACGTCGTCTAACACGAGGAACAGAGACCATGATTCAGCAAGAAAGCCGGCTCCGAGTAGCCGATAACACGGGTGCCAAAGAGCTTTTGACCATCCGCGTGAAGGGCGGCAGCCAGCGTCGGTACGCTGCCATCGGGGACGAGATTGTGGCCACGGTGAAGTCGGCCTCCCCCACCGGGAGCGTGAAAAAGGGGGACATCGTGCGCGCCGTGATCGTGCGCACCCGGCGCCCCCTGCGGCGGGCGGATGGCAGCTACATCCGCTTCGACGAGAACGCGGCCGTCATCGTGGACGACAATAAGAACCCCCGGGGCACGCGCATCTTCGGCCCGGTCGCGCGGGAGTTGCGGGAAAAGGGCTACATGCGCATCGTCTCCCTGGCGCCCGAAGTTCTGTGACGGCGGCTGGGAGCATCCCTTTCCCGGGCCCCGGTCAGATGGTAGATGAGCATCGGAATCCAGGCAGGCGAGTGTGTCTCGCTTTGACTCCCTTGCGACAAGAGGAGCGTGTTGAAAGATGAAGGTCAAGATTAAAAAGGGCGATACGGTGGAGATCATCGCCGGCAACGATAAAGGCTACCGGGGTCAGGTCCAGCAGGTGATCCGCAAGAAGCGGAAGGACGGCAGCTACGACCCCAACCGGGTCTACGTCATTGTCAGCGGTGCCAACATGGTGATCAAGCACCAGCGGGCCACCCCCAATGTGCGAACCCAGACCGGTCGCATCGAGCGGGAGGCGCCCATCCACATCAGCAACGTGATGCTGGTGGGGACCGACGGCCGTCCCACCCGGGCTGGCTACCAGGTGGCCTCCAACGGGGAGAAGATTCGCATCGACCGCCGGACCGGCGAACCGCTGCCTTCCCCTGGGGAGAGTGCCTGACAGGCGGTGTGCCCCGGGCTATCTGGGGACACCTGGCGTGGGCGGCTTCCCAGGGGGAAGGCGCCGGCGATTCACCTTTGAAAAGAGATCAATGGCCTGACCTGGCGCCGTACTGGGCGGCGCTTGCGGGCAAGGAGTGAAGAAAAATGAGCGAAAACGGCAAGAGCCCCAGGCCGGTACCTCGACTGAAGACCCGCTACTGGGAGGAAGTGGTGCCGGCCATGATGAAGGAGTTCGGCTATCGTAACGTGATGCAGGTTCCCCGCATCACCAAGATCGCAGTCAACATCGGCCTGGGCGAGGCCCTGCAGAACAGCAAGGCCCTGGAGGCGGCGTCCAACGACCTGGCCGTCATGACCGGCCAGCGACCGGTCATCACCAAGGCCCGGCGCTCCATCGCCACCTTCAAGCTGCGCGAGGGGATGCCCATCGGCGCCAAGGTGACCCTGCGGGGGGATCGCATGTGGGACTTCCTGGACCGGTTGATCAACATCGTCCTGCCCCGCCAGCGGGATTTTCAGGGCGTCTCCCCCGACTCTTTTGACGGCCGGGGCAACTACAGCATCGGCCTGCGGGAGCAGCTGGTCTTCCCGGAGATCGACTACGATCAGATCGACAAGGTGCGTGGCCTGGAGGTGACCATTGTCACCACTGCCGAGACCGATGAAGAGGCCCGCCGCCTGCTGGCCTTGATGGACATGCCCTTCAAGCGTTCCTAAGCGCCAGACCGGCCGGTTGCGGCCCATTTGGTCGCAACTCGTCTATGGCGTGGTGCTTGTGACTTGAGACCGTTGGCGTGAGACCCTGGTGCCGGTGCGCGAATCCTGGCGCCAACCAGAACAGTCGGAGAGGATTACCGTGGCGAAGAAGTCCATGATTGCTCGTGAGAAGAAGCGCAAGTACGCCGTCCGGGTGCGCAACCGCTGCAAGATGTGTGGCCGGCCCCGGGGCTACATGCGCCGCTTTGGCCTGTGCCGGATCTGCTTCCGACATGAGGCCCTCAAGGGCAACCTGCCGGGCGTCGTCAAGTCCAGCTGGTAAGGTTTGCCCTGTAGGACGATCGGCCCACTGCTTTTGATACTGCTTTTGATGTGGTGGTTTTGATGTGATGGTTTTGATGTGATGGTTTTGATGTGGTGGCCGATCCACGTTTCAGGTTGCTAACTACAATTTTCTGCAGGATACCTGCCGTTTGTGCGACTGCAATTTGGGGCTTGTATAGTTCCAACCTGTGGTTGCGGCTTTTCCCAGGCTCCTGGCCGTCGGGAAAAGACAAATTGCAGGAGATTGCAAGAGTAGCCGAAGGAGATAGAAATGGTTACCGATCCTATTGCGGATATGCTGACTCGCATCCGCAACGCCTGCATGGTGCAACACCGGCAGGTGGCTATGCCTGCCTCCAAGCTCAAGATCGGCATCGCCCGTATCTTGAAGGAGGAAGGCTTTATCGAAGACTACACCGTGACCGGGGACAGCCCCCAGCCCAATCTGGTGCTGACCTTGAAGTACACGGGGCGCGGCGCGCCGGTGATCAACGGCCTGGAACGGGTCAGCAAGCCCGGTCGCCGGGTCTACACCGGTTATCGGGAGATCCCCTGGGTCCGGAGTGGCCTGGGCATCAACATCATCTCTACGCCCAAGGGGTTGCTGACGGGGCGCCAGGCCCGGCGCGAGAAGGTCGGCGGCGAGATTCTCTGTAACATCTGGTGAAAAAGGATCCCTTTCCAGGGACGGCCTCTATGCCCGGCCTGGAAACGTGATTCGTGTCAGGAGGGTATCATGTCACGCATAGGACGCAAGCCGATTCCGGTACCGGCCAACGTCACCGTCAAAGTGGAAAAGGGAAACCGGGTGACGGTGACTGGGCCCAAGGGGACGCTCGAGGCGCAGCTCAGCCCCGCCATGGAGATCGTCCAGGAAGACGGCCAGATCATTGTGAAGCGCCCCAGCGATTCCCGCCACCACCGGGCCCAACATGGCCTGACCCGTTCTTTGCTGAACAACATGGTGGTGGGCGTGACCCAGGGCTTCTCCAAGAAACTGGAGATCCACGGCGTCGGCTATCGAGCTGAAAAGCAGGGCGACAACCTGGTCTTGCAGGTGGGTAAAAGCCATCCGGTGATCTTCCGCCCGCCGACCAAGGACATCACCTTCGAAGTGGACCGGGATGGCCGCTCGCTGGTCGTCTCGGGGATTGACAAGTGCGCGGTGGGTGAGCTGGCTGCCGTGATCCGCAAGACCCGCCCCCCGGAGCCCTACAAGGGCAAGGGGATCCGCTACGAAGGCGAGTATGTGCGGATGAAGGCGGGCAAGGCCGGCAAGGCGAGCCGCTAAAAAGCATCCTCATCTCCTGGCGGGCGCCATCCAGCGCCCTCGGGAGCGGTGAGTGAACGGCAACAGGAGCAGAAAGAAAGATGGCCAAGGAAAATCGTGCACAGGCGCGCAAACGTCGCCACCGCCGTGTTCGGCGCAAGGTCTTTGGGACCCCTGAGCGCCCGCGGCTGAACGTCTATCGCAGCCTGTATCAAATCTACGCCCAGATCATCGACGACACCACCGGGACGACCCTGGTTTCCGCCTCCACCCTGGACCGGGCGCTGCGCAGCGAGCTGGCTTCCCTGGATCCCCAATCCAGGGCCCGTGCTGTGGGGCGGGCCCTGGCGGAGCGAGCCCGGGCCAAGGGAATTGAAAAGGTCGTCTTCGACCGAGGCGGCTATCCCTACCACGGCCGTGTCAAGGCCCTGGCCGAGGGGAGCCGGGAAGGTGGACTCGTTTTCTGAGTTTGTTGGGAGAAAAACATGGCACGTGGAGATCGACGGGATAATCGACGGGAAAGACGGAAGGACCGGGAACGGGAGGAGCGCGAAGAGCTAGACGAGCGCGTCGTCCATATCGCCCGCACGGCCAAGGTGGTCAAAGGAGGGCGACGCTTTGCCTTCCGGGCCGTGGTTGTGGTCGGGGATCAGAAGGGCCGCGTCGGCGTGGGCGTTGGGAAAGCCCGAGAAGTGCCCGATGCCATTCGCAAGGCCTCGGAGCGGGCCCGCAAGAGCATGGCCCAGATTCCGCTGCTGGGGACCACCATTCCCCATGCCATTGAGGCCAACTTCGGCGCTGGCAAAGTCCTGCTGAAGCCGGCCAGCCCCGGCACCGGCGTGATCGCCGGCGGCGGTGTCCGCGCGGTGGTGGAAGCCTGCGGCATCAAGGATCTGCTGAGCAAGTCCCTGGGGAGTGACAACATCCTCAACGTGGTGCAGGCCACCTTCGCCGCCCTGAAGCAGCTCCAGGACTTCCGCGTCGAGGCGGAGCGGCGGGGTGTCGATCCTCGCCACCTGGCGCCCTTCTGGTACAAGGAGGAGATGCATGGCTGAGTCCAAAACCCTGCAGATCACCCTGGTGA
This sequence is a window from Litorilinea aerophila. Protein-coding genes within it:
- the rplC gene encoding 50S ribosomal protein L3, giving the protein MMRGILGKKVGMTQLFDESGVAIPVTVIEAGPCYVTQVKTAETDGYNAVQIGFEEVAERKLTKGQKGHLQKAGTPLLRRLRELRYAEPPTLSLGDVIKADVFEEGERVDVIGVSKGRGFAGAVKRHGFAGGPKTHGQSDRHRATGSRGAGTTPGHTFPGTKAPGHMGNARVTVQNLQVALVDPERNLIAVKGAVPGPRGGLVLVREAVKKANKKKRR
- the rpsC gene encoding 30S ribosomal protein S3, coding for MGRKVHPRGFRLGIIKEHRSRWFATGRTYTEQLDEDRMIREVVHADLPRAGISSIEIERQPNQVHVIIDTARPGVIIGRKGASVNQLRSKLQDLTHKKVKIDVREIAKPELDARLVAESIAEQLERRISWKRAMKQAVQKTMRAGGKGIMITVAGRLGGSEMGRVDTVREGQVPRHTLRADIDYGTAEANTTFGVIGVKVWIYHGEVLPGEEYHARYSAEAAS
- the rpsQ gene encoding 30S ribosomal protein S17 gives rise to the protein MRERRRTLVGVVTSDKMDKTVVVTVQRITRHPLYGKVIKVNKKYKAHDENNEAREGDLVRICECRPISKEKKFFVQEILERADVV
- the rplR gene encoding 50S ribosomal protein L18 produces the protein MAKENRAQARKRRHRRVRRKVFGTPERPRLNVYRSLYQIYAQIIDDTTGTTLVSASTLDRALRSELASLDPQSRARAVGRALAERARAKGIEKVVFDRGGYPYHGRVKALAEGSREGGLVF
- the rplB gene encoding 50S ribosomal protein L2, producing the protein MAIKIYRPTSPGRRGMSVSAFDDITRKEPERSLLAPLRKKGGRNSRGVVTVRHRGGGHKRRYRIIDFRRDNFGIPGRVESIEYDPNRSARIALVVFQNGERRYILAPVGLNVGDTVMSGPDADIRPGNALPIRLIPLGTTIHNIELYPGRGGQLVRSAGNAAQLVAKEGAMAQVRLPSGEVRYIDMNCLATIGQVSNPDHANITLGKAGRKRWLGRRPAVRGVAMDPASHPHGGGEGRSPIGMPGPKTPWGKPALGKKTRRNKRTSKYIVRRRGGGKK
- the rplE gene encoding 50S ribosomal protein L5, with protein sequence MSENGKSPRPVPRLKTRYWEEVVPAMMKEFGYRNVMQVPRITKIAVNIGLGEALQNSKALEAASNDLAVMTGQRPVITKARRSIATFKLREGMPIGAKVTLRGDRMWDFLDRLINIVLPRQRDFQGVSPDSFDGRGNYSIGLREQLVFPEIDYDQIDKVRGLEVTIVTTAETDEEARRLLALMDMPFKRS
- the rplX gene encoding 50S ribosomal protein L24, which codes for MKVKIKKGDTVEIIAGNDKGYRGQVQQVIRKKRKDGSYDPNRVYVIVSGANMVIKHQRATPNVRTQTGRIEREAPIHISNVMLVGTDGRPTRAGYQVASNGEKIRIDRRTGEPLPSPGESA
- a CDS encoding type Z 30S ribosomal protein S14 is translated as MAKKSMIAREKKRKYAVRVRNRCKMCGRPRGYMRRFGLCRICFRHEALKGNLPGVVKSSW
- the rplW gene encoding 50S ribosomal protein L23, giving the protein MHVYEVIRRPIITEKSMIAAEDENKYVFEVDMRANKLQVKDAVEVAFGVTVEDVRIAVMPAKTRRRGRRVMIRKPKWKKAIVTLAPGESIQLFEGV
- the rplP gene encoding 50S ribosomal protein L16, coding for MLMPKRVKYRKQQRGRLKGKAYRGNQIAFGTYGLQAVEPHYVTSRQIEAARRAIVRYIRRGGKLWIRIFPDKPFTKRAAETRMGSGKGNVEYWMAAVKPGRILFEMAGVREEQAREALRLASHKLPMRTQFVAREDHTGS
- the rpmC gene encoding 50S ribosomal protein L29, yielding MKASELRAMTDAELANQLDDLYQELFNLRFQKSTGKLTNTARLGQVRRDIARIKTILRERELAGMSE
- the rpsE gene encoding 30S ribosomal protein S5 codes for the protein MARGDRRDNRRERRKDREREEREELDERVVHIARTAKVVKGGRRFAFRAVVVVGDQKGRVGVGVGKAREVPDAIRKASERARKSMAQIPLLGTTIPHAIEANFGAGKVLLKPASPGTGVIAGGGVRAVVEACGIKDLLSKSLGSDNILNVVQATFAALKQLQDFRVEAERRGVDPRHLAPFWYKEEMHG
- the rplF gene encoding 50S ribosomal protein L6, which encodes MSRIGRKPIPVPANVTVKVEKGNRVTVTGPKGTLEAQLSPAMEIVQEDGQIIVKRPSDSRHHRAQHGLTRSLLNNMVVGVTQGFSKKLEIHGVGYRAEKQGDNLVLQVGKSHPVIFRPPTKDITFEVDRDGRSLVVSGIDKCAVGELAAVIRKTRPPEPYKGKGIRYEGEYVRMKAGKAGKASR
- the rpsH gene encoding 30S ribosomal protein S8; this translates as MVTDPIADMLTRIRNACMVQHRQVAMPASKLKIGIARILKEEGFIEDYTVTGDSPQPNLVLTLKYTGRGAPVINGLERVSKPGRRVYTGYREIPWVRSGLGINIISTPKGLLTGRQARREKVGGEILCNIW
- the rpsS gene encoding 30S ribosomal protein S19 is translated as MSRSLKKGPYVAPKLLKKIEEMNRKGERKVIKTWSRASTIFPQFVGHTIAVHDGRRHVPVYITENMVGHKLGEFAPTRFFRGHIKSEKSTRARR
- the rplV gene encoding 50S ribosomal protein L22, with product MQVQAVTKYTGISAQKARLVVDEVRGKRAQDALVQLQFMPQAAAKVVAKTIKSALANATENYGLEAEDMYIAKIVADEAPRRRWRRFGARGRFKPWIRRSSHITVVLEERVAGES
- the rplN gene encoding 50S ribosomal protein L14: MIQQESRLRVADNTGAKELLTIRVKGGSQRRYAAIGDEIVATVKSASPTGSVKKGDIVRAVIVRTRRPLRRADGSYIRFDENAAVIVDDNKNPRGTRIFGPVARELREKGYMRIVSLAPEVL
- the rplD gene encoding 50S ribosomal protein L4, which encodes MLLPVKDMAGNQIGELEVSDLVFGAPINRPLMHQALVRQLSNARLGTHKTKTRGEVSGGGRKPWRQKGTGRARQGSIRAPHWVGGGTVFGPRPRKYIKDMPKKMHRAALRSALSVKASAGQIVVLDQLTMEQPKTKAMVALLEALGLNGQRVLLVLPEKDEVVQLSARNLPEVKSLLSGYLNIRDLLGYDVLLMTREAVAHVEEWLGADVAGQSTAAVAEAEE
- the rpsJ gene encoding 30S ribosomal protein S10; its protein translation is MAKQRIRIKLKAYDHRVLDASVRQIVDAAEQTGAQVVGPVPLPTRIEKFTVMRSTFIDKDSREQFEIRTHKRLIDVLDPGSKTIENLTRLNLPAGVDIEIKL